The Fibrobacter sp. genome segment GGATGGCTCCATAGACCTTTCTCCCGCATCGTCCATCACGTTCGCTCTCAAGCCGGGCGCCTTTGTCCTGTCGCCTTCGCTCTGTACCTCCTGTTCGTTTGAGGTGCGCTCGGTGAAGCTCTTTTCCCGTTACCCGATAGAATCGCTCGGTGGGCGTACTGTACGGATAACTTTGCAAAGCCGTACTTCGGTTGCGCTGCTGCGGATTCTACTCGAAGTGCGTTACGGGCTCAAGCCCGCATACGTGCAGGGCTTTGCCGCCGAGGATGGCGACGATGCCTGCCTCTTGATTGGCGACATGGCTCTCGAAGAAAACGAACGCGGACGTTTCGAATACAGTTACGACCTGGGATCCCTATGGCAGGAATGGCAGGGGCTCCCGTTCGTGTTCGGCGCATGGATAATCTCGAAGGCCGCCGCACAGAAAAATCGCGCGGGTCTTGAACGCTACATGGAGTTGACGGAACGGAGCATCGCGAACTTCCGTGCCGACGTGGGCGCGTCGCTTGACCGCTGGCTTGCGAAGTATCCGGTGCATCTCCCGCGCGCGGTGGTGGAGGACTATTACAGCTTTTTGGATTACCGCTTCACCGAAGAACGCAAGCGTTCCCTCTCGCTTTTCCTTTCCCTTGCTGCTCGCATGTGCCTTACGGAGCAGGCGCAGCCGCTCGAATTTTTATAGGGCGTTTTTTTTCCTAAAAAAAGGCGCGAAAAAGGGGCTCCGATCGGGCGGACCCTGAACTGTTCGGGCTTTCAGTATATATTTTTAGGGGAAAGAGGTATTAGGGATTATGGTTGAAGAAAGAATTCTTATTGTCGATGACAATGCCGAAATGCTGCAGAAGACGAACGAGTTGCTTTCGCAGGTCGGCTATAGCGTTGTGATGTGTTCTTCCGGCGAAGAGGCGCTGGAATTTTTGGACAAGGAACGTGTTGACCTTGTCCTTCTGGACATAAACATGCCGAGTCTCAACGGGTACGAGGTATGCCTGCGCA includes the following:
- a CDS encoding menaquinone biosynthetic enzyme MqnA/MqnD family protein; the protein is MSLRVGRIPFLVCAPFFHDFLGREGEYREFDFVDGPPSAHCAGLMDGSIDLSPASSITFALKPGAFVLSPSLCTSCSFEVRSVKLFSRYPIESLGGRTVRITLQSRTSVALLRILLEVRYGLKPAYVQGFAAEDGDDACLLIGDMALEENERGRFEYSYDLGSLWQEWQGLPFVFGAWIISKAAAQKNRAGLERYMELTERSIANFRADVGASLDRWLAKYPVHLPRAVVEDYYSFLDYRFTEERKRSLSLFLSLAARMCLTEQAQPLEFL